The Bernardetia litoralis DSM 6794 genome includes a window with the following:
- a CDS encoding sensor histidine kinase — protein sequence MNKLKTTLRLIIYGDDNRQYPETYFQEQSYQCARLLPLVSLVFSFIWLGYIPLDTELYPSIKEIFYLRIGLSIVSSIVFGLYWIPFFRNKAIYLMSMLGIYALISTAIITGLTKGDPSYLGGYCMVLVVSMFVPMRIYMYYIAMLSSVICFFITLSLLDVNITADISKYSLNDLISAIVLAIIFAFLVDRDRYSYYKKSKERELQRKQIQQQAITITESNKILQSSEEELKQNLEELQSMQEALQKQKTEVEDAYKELQSTQKQLIQSEKMASLGQLIANIAHEINTPLGAIRSSADSIESILLETLPNLPNFLKTLDDQTLIIFNQFVETSSKKVDLLSTREQRTAKYELIDELEEIGFTNVDEYADLIADMNMQNELELIKALLKTQNTEEVFETAFQLSTIVRSNKTIKEATNRAAKTVFALKNFSRQDYSEAKTEVNINQSLETTLTLYHNQIKQGIDVKQNLEQIPIFLGHPDELMQVWTNLIHNAIQAMKGKGTLIVSTKNTKDKNTVIVSIQDTGGGIPKDVQDKIFDAFFTTKPIGEGSGLGLDITKKIVEKHDGKIWFETEEGKGTTFFVELSID from the coding sequence ATGAATAAGCTAAAAACTACTTTGCGTCTTATTATTTATGGAGATGATAATAGACAATATCCAGAGACTTATTTTCAAGAACAAAGTTACCAATGTGCAAGACTGTTGCCATTGGTTAGTTTGGTCTTTTCTTTTATTTGGCTCGGATATATTCCATTAGATACAGAGCTATATCCCAGTATAAAGGAGATTTTTTACCTTAGAATAGGTTTGTCAATAGTTAGTTCTATTGTCTTTGGACTATACTGGATTCCTTTTTTTAGAAATAAAGCAATTTATTTGATGAGCATGTTGGGAATATATGCTTTAATTAGTACAGCTATTATTACAGGGCTTACTAAAGGTGACCCATCTTATCTAGGAGGTTATTGTATGGTTTTGGTGGTTTCTATGTTTGTGCCTATGCGCATCTATATGTATTATATTGCGATGTTATCTTCTGTAATATGTTTCTTTATTACCTTATCATTATTGGATGTAAATATTACGGCTGATATTTCAAAATATAGCTTAAATGACTTAATAAGTGCAATTGTATTAGCTATTATCTTTGCTTTTTTGGTAGATAGAGATAGATATTCCTATTACAAAAAATCAAAAGAAAGAGAGCTACAACGCAAGCAAATACAACAACAAGCAATTACAATTACAGAAAGTAATAAAATATTACAATCTTCTGAAGAGGAATTAAAACAAAATTTGGAAGAGCTTCAATCAATGCAAGAAGCATTACAAAAACAGAAAACAGAAGTAGAAGATGCCTACAAAGAATTACAATCTACTCAAAAACAACTTATTCAATCTGAAAAAATGGCAAGTTTGGGACAGCTTATTGCGAATATTGCACACGAAATAAATACACCTTTAGGGGCAATTCGGTCTTCGGCTGATAGCATTGAAAGTATTTTATTAGAAACTCTTCCTAATCTCCCTAATTTTCTCAAAACCTTAGATGATCAGACATTAATTATATTTAATCAATTTGTAGAAACATCATCCAAAAAAGTAGATTTGCTTTCAACAAGAGAACAAAGAACTGCAAAGTATGAATTGATAGATGAATTGGAAGAAATAGGATTCACAAATGTAGATGAGTATGCTGATTTGATTGCTGATATGAATATGCAAAATGAATTAGAATTAATAAAAGCATTACTCAAAACTCAAAATACAGAAGAGGTTTTTGAAACAGCATTTCAATTATCTACAATTGTTAGAAGTAATAAAACTATAAAAGAAGCTACAAACAGAGCTGCCAAAACAGTATTTGCTCTCAAAAATTTCTCAAGACAAGATTATAGCGAAGCAAAAACAGAAGTGAATATCAATCAAAGTTTGGAAACAACACTTACATTGTATCACAATCAAATTAAACAAGGAATAGATGTAAAACAAAATTTAGAACAAATTCCTATCTTTTTGGGGCACCCTGATGAGCTAATGCAAGTTTGGACAAACTTAATCCATAATGCCATTCAAGCTATGAAAGGAAAAGGAACATTAATAGTTTCTACCAAAAACACTAAAGATAAAAACACAGTTATAGTTTCGATTCAAGATACTGGAGGAGGTATTCCAAAAGATGTACAAGACAAAATATTTGATGCTTTTTTTACAACTAAACCAATAGGCGAAGGAAGTGGATTAGGATTAGATATTACCAAAAAAATTGTAGAAAAACACGATGGTAAAATTTGGTTTGAAACTGAAGAGGGAAAAGGAACGACATTTTTTGTTGAACTTTCTATTGATTAA
- a CDS encoding PAS domain-containing sensor histidine kinase has product MNILSKIVNIGLEPNIPFEEKRAIKITNIIAALGIGVCVIYLIISLLLFKSNIERTLYMLLVFSSQSLLTIILNYYRKFFLSKLLLLIVLNILTFYNINSSELETLNVINFLIFIPASSLLFSSKDKIWRIGFAVLPIFLFLISEMTDYSLFEVIAITEEEQKDIRLVSILFDMILLLVMIRSFTSDMEKNEIELKTNLEELQKTRANLEVQEELIESQREIKTKNEELQASEEELRQNLEELQATQDSLLKIQQEQEKFVSIIKYVDAFVAITDMNGRTQFLNEKGIEMSGFTDYKDILISEFYNEEYAKRANEVIIPAIMQHGEWQGEDKLQNHITKQVFETLASVFIIKDISTQQPIAIATVQTDITQQKELEQSVQQQNEELQASEEELRQNLEELQSIQESLLVAQRKQDKFVTLVENADAIIAMASMDGKLEYLNKKGIEMTGFSEEEYPNTITTDYYPEYEKPKSHSEVIPAIKTRGFWRGERDIQNSKTGEIFHTDANAFMIKDPQTQQPIALATVQTDITQQKKLEQSIQYQNKQLQTSEEELKQNLEELSATQEQLQGQKEEIEKSFKELQTTQSQLIQAEKMASLGHLVANIAHEINTPLGAIRSSADSIEVILSKMLPNFSQFIKKLDNPVIAIFDKLVAISIQNIDTLTSRQKRRIKYDLIEELEEADISDAEDIANIILDMNLQDEKELFMQLFKIISSEELIKEIFQTAFQLSTIIRSNKTIKEATNRAAKTVFALKNFSRQENTQEKIEVNLNETIETTLTLYHNQIKQGVDVIRNFENITPFLGYPDELMQVWTNLIHNAIQAMKGKGKLIVSTHVKEKTVLVSIQDTGEGIPKEVQNKIFDAFFTTKKVGEGSGLGLDITKKIIEKHDGKIWFETKEGIGTTFFVELPTIINLINE; this is encoded by the coding sequence ATGAATATTCTAAGTAAAATTGTAAATATTGGATTAGAACCTAATATACCATTTGAGGAAAAGAGAGCTATCAAAATTACCAATATCATAGCAGCTTTGGGGATAGGTGTTTGTGTAATTTATCTAATTATATCTTTGTTATTGTTCAAATCTAATATCGAGAGAACACTGTATATGTTGCTTGTTTTTTCTAGTCAAAGTCTTCTGACCATAATATTAAATTATTATAGAAAATTCTTTCTGAGTAAATTATTATTATTAATAGTTTTGAATATTTTGACATTCTATAATATTAATTCATCTGAATTAGAAACTCTTAATGTAATTAATTTCTTAATTTTTATTCCTGCCTCATCTCTTCTTTTTTCTAGTAAAGACAAAATATGGAGAATTGGTTTTGCTGTCTTACCAATTTTTTTATTCTTAATTTCAGAAATGACAGATTACAGCTTATTTGAAGTTATTGCTATTACTGAAGAAGAACAGAAAGATATTCGTTTGGTTTCTATACTTTTTGATATGATTCTTTTATTGGTTATGATACGCTCATTCACTTCTGATATGGAAAAAAATGAAATAGAATTAAAAACTAACCTAGAAGAACTCCAAAAAACAAGAGCTAATTTGGAAGTACAAGAAGAATTAATAGAATCTCAAAGAGAGATAAAAACTAAAAATGAAGAATTACAAGCTTCGGAAGAAGAATTAAGACAGAATCTTGAAGAGTTACAAGCAACACAAGATTCATTACTCAAAATACAACAAGAACAAGAAAAATTTGTTAGCATCATTAAGTATGTGGACGCATTTGTAGCAATTACAGATATGAATGGAAGAACTCAATTCCTTAATGAAAAAGGAATAGAAATGTCAGGCTTTACAGATTATAAAGATATATTAATATCAGAGTTTTATAACGAAGAATATGCAAAGAGAGCAAATGAAGTAATTATTCCTGCTATTATGCAACATGGAGAATGGCAAGGTGAAGATAAATTGCAAAATCATATTACTAAGCAAGTATTTGAAACATTAGCAAGTGTATTTATTATTAAAGATATATCGACACAACAACCAATAGCTATTGCAACAGTACAAACAGATATTACTCAACAAAAAGAATTAGAACAATCTGTACAACAACAAAATGAAGAGCTACAAGCATCAGAAGAAGAACTAAGACAAAACCTTGAAGAGTTACAATCCATACAAGAATCATTATTGGTAGCTCAAAGAAAACAAGATAAATTTGTAACTTTGGTAGAAAATGCTGATGCAATTATTGCAATGGCTTCTATGGATGGAAAATTAGAATACCTTAATAAAAAAGGAATTGAAATGACAGGGTTTTCAGAAGAGGAATATCCGAATACTATTACAACAGATTATTATCCAGAATATGAAAAACCAAAATCTCACTCTGAAGTTATCCCAGCAATCAAAACAAGAGGGTTTTGGAGAGGAGAACGTGATATTCAAAATTCGAAAACAGGTGAGATATTTCATACTGATGCAAATGCTTTTATGATTAAAGACCCACAAACACAACAACCAATAGCTCTTGCAACAGTACAAACTGATATTACACAACAGAAAAAATTAGAGCAATCTATACAATATCAAAACAAACAATTACAAACCTCAGAAGAAGAATTAAAACAAAACCTTGAAGAACTTAGTGCAACTCAAGAGCAGCTACAAGGTCAAAAAGAAGAAATAGAAAAATCATTTAAAGAGCTTCAAACTACTCAATCTCAACTGATACAAGCTGAAAAAATGGCTAGTTTGGGGCATTTGGTGGCTAACATTGCACACGAAATAAATACGCCTTTGGGAGCAATTCGTTCTTCTGCTGATAGTATTGAAGTGATTTTGTCCAAAATGCTTCCGAATTTTTCTCAATTTATTAAAAAATTAGATAATCCAGTAATTGCTATTTTTGATAAACTTGTAGCAATATCAATTCAAAATATAGATACACTGACTTCAAGACAAAAAAGAAGAATTAAGTATGATTTGATTGAAGAGCTAGAAGAGGCGGATATTTCAGATGCAGAAGATATTGCAAACATAATTTTGGATATGAACCTGCAAGATGAAAAAGAATTATTCATGCAATTATTTAAAATAATTTCTTCAGAAGAATTAATTAAAGAAATATTCCAAACAGCCTTTCAATTATCAACTATAATTAGAAGTAATAAAACCATAAAAGAAGCGACAAACAGAGCTGCCAAAACAGTGTTTGCACTTAAAAATTTCTCAAGACAAGAAAATACACAAGAAAAAATAGAAGTAAATCTAAATGAAACCATTGAAACAACTCTTACTCTTTATCATAATCAAATAAAACAAGGAGTTGATGTGATTAGAAATTTTGAAAATATTACTCCATTTTTGGGCTATCCTGATGAGCTGATGCAAGTCTGGACAAATCTAATTCATAATGCGATTCAAGCAATGAAGGGAAAAGGAAAACTAATTGTTTCTACTCATGTAAAAGAAAAAACAGTTCTAGTTTCAATTCAAGATACTGGAGAAGGAATTCCAAAAGAAGTCCAAAATAAAATATTTGATGCTTTCTTTACAACCAAAAAAGTAGGAGAAGGAAGTGGATTAGGATTAGATATTACTAAAAAAATTATAGAAAAACATGACGGTAAAATTTGGTTTGAGACCAAAGAAGGAATTGGAACTACATTTTTTGTTGAACTACCTACTATCATAAACCTAATTAATGAATAA
- a CDS encoding sensor histidine kinase yields MKKTLLIFLLINYIVLMSATLKAQEDVFVIDNEKKMELIGTSIYYYEDNSAMLSMEQIQEQKIQNQFIKWEKNVFTIETSNSNFWIKFTIQNQTNQDAWLDLGGTFSLHEMYFYAPNQNKKYQEPQKIGALHLETPKQFPSTNYCILLAEKNENQPKTFYAQVTPTFPQTLPLQVGTTLALADNTQRQNYVFIAFLALTLTMIMYNSFLLFSTKDKIYLSYIIYLIVAFFAVPFDGGHTLFNWEWLWTYYYAWHNLTYAMAFVFAAHYLELYKRTPIGFKIMCVLVFCSSILLPVLQSFHLVSFIILELIDTILGLLIFITLLYLGIYLWIKGLKKAFFYILSWSFLLSGAIIYIITTVGILPYTLITKNSLYFGAGIEIILFGIALANRMNILKKEKEVAQKQNIQLVENQKQELSKKVDEKTAQLQEQNEELQSSEEELRQNLEQLQSTQEELQKQKSEVENSYKELQVTQSQLIQAEKMASLGHLVANIAHEINTPLGAIRSSADSIEVILSQTLPNFSQFIKKLDSKVISIFDELVALSIQKIDTLTSRQKRTLKYDLIEELEELDIEDAEEIATLILDMNLQGEKELFMSLFKNDYSEALIKEIFQTAFQLSTIIRSNQTIKEATNRAAKTVFALKNFSRQENSEEKSEIHLNETIETTLTLYHNQIKQGVDVIRNFDEVPHFLGYPDELMQVWTNLIHNAIQAMTGKGKLIISTHSQEKSVIISIQDTGEGIPKEVQSKIFDAFFTTKKVGEGSGLGLDITKKIIEKHNGKIWFETEEKVGTTFFVELSTKN; encoded by the coding sequence ATGAAAAAAACACTGCTTATTTTCTTATTGATAAATTATATAGTTCTTATGTCTGCTACTTTGAAGGCACAAGAAGATGTATTTGTTATTGATAATGAAAAAAAAATGGAACTTATAGGAACATCTATTTATTATTATGAAGATAATTCTGCGATGCTTTCTATGGAGCAAATTCAAGAACAAAAAATTCAAAATCAATTTATAAAATGGGAAAAAAATGTATTTACAATAGAGACATCTAATTCTAATTTTTGGATAAAATTTACAATTCAAAATCAAACAAACCAAGATGCATGGTTAGATTTGGGAGGAACTTTCTCTTTACATGAAATGTATTTTTATGCTCCCAATCAGAATAAAAAATATCAAGAGCCTCAAAAAATTGGTGCATTACACCTAGAAACTCCAAAGCAGTTTCCTTCAACTAATTATTGTATTCTCTTAGCAGAAAAAAATGAAAATCAGCCTAAAACATTTTATGCACAAGTAACTCCAACATTTCCACAAACACTTCCATTACAAGTAGGAACGACACTTGCCCTCGCTGATAATACACAACGACAAAATTATGTATTTATAGCATTTTTGGCTCTGACTCTAACAATGATAATGTATAATTCATTTTTATTATTTTCCACAAAAGATAAAATATATTTGAGTTATATTATTTATTTAATAGTAGCATTTTTTGCTGTTCCTTTTGATGGTGGACATACTTTATTTAATTGGGAATGGTTATGGACATATTATTATGCTTGGCATAATCTAACTTATGCAATGGCTTTTGTTTTTGCTGCACATTATTTAGAACTCTACAAAAGGACACCTATTGGTTTCAAAATTATGTGTGTATTGGTTTTTTGTTCATCTATTTTATTGCCTGTATTACAATCTTTTCATCTTGTTAGTTTTATTATATTAGAACTAATAGATACTATCCTTGGGCTTTTAATATTTATTACTTTACTTTATTTAGGTATTTATTTATGGATAAAAGGTTTGAAAAAAGCATTTTTTTATATTTTATCTTGGTCTTTTTTATTATCAGGAGCAATTATTTATATCATTACTACTGTAGGTATATTACCTTATACACTTATTACAAAAAATAGTCTTTATTTTGGTGCTGGAATTGAAATTATATTATTTGGAATTGCATTAGCAAACCGAATGAATATTTTAAAGAAAGAAAAAGAAGTTGCTCAAAAACAGAATATTCAGTTAGTAGAAAATCAAAAACAAGAACTTTCTAAAAAGGTAGATGAAAAAACAGCACAATTGCAAGAACAAAATGAAGAACTACAATCTTCTGAAGAAGAATTAAGACAAAACTTAGAACAACTACAATCTACTCAAGAAGAATTACAGAAGCAAAAATCAGAAGTAGAAAATTCGTATAAAGAACTACAAGTTACACAATCACAGCTCATACAGGCTGAAAAAATGGCTAGTTTAGGGCATTTGGTTGCTAATATTGCTCACGAAATCAATACGCCTTTGGGAGCAATTCGTTCTTCGGCTGATAGTATTGAAGTGATTTTATCACAAACATTACCTAATTTTTCTCAATTCATTAAGAAATTAGATAGTAAGGTAATTTCTATTTTTGATGAGCTTGTGGCACTATCTATTCAAAAAATAGATACACTTACTTCAAGACAAAAACGAACCCTCAAGTATGATTTAATAGAAGAACTAGAAGAATTAGATATTGAAGATGCAGAAGAAATTGCAACACTAATTTTGGATATGAATCTCCAAGGCGAAAAAGAATTATTTATGAGTTTGTTTAAAAATGACTACTCAGAAGCGTTAATTAAAGAAATATTCCAAACAGCTTTTCAATTATCAACAATAATAAGAAGTAATCAAACCATAAAAGAAGCAACAAACAGAGCAGCCAAAACAGTTTTTGCTCTCAAAAACTTTTCAAGACAAGAAAACAGTGAAGAAAAATCAGAAATACATCTCAATGAAACCATTGAAACAACTCTTACTCTTTATCATAATCAAATCAAACAAGGAGTTGATGTAATTCGAAATTTTGATGAAGTTCCTCATTTTCTAGGTTATCCAGATGAATTGATGCAGGTTTGGACAAACCTCATTCATAATGCTATTCAAGCAATGACAGGCAAAGGAAAATTAATTATTTCTACTCATTCTCAAGAGAAAAGTGTTATAATTTCTATTCAAGATACTGGAGAAGGAATTCCAAAAGAAGTACAAAGTAAAATATTTGATGCTTTCTTTACTACCAAAAAAGTGGGAGAGGGAAGTGGATTGGGGCTAGATATTACCAAAAAAATCATTGAGAAACATAATGGAAAAATTTGGTTTGAGACTGAAGAAAAAGTCGGAACTACATTTTTCGTAGAGTTATCAACTAAAAATTAA
- a CDS encoding ATP-binding protein, whose protein sequence is MNLYQKIINNGVSKLETLKEKQLGHVTNLMLLIISLTAALVGTILFFLGITVHIDAVFLLLMFSLIGFILNGLGYFTTTKVACLIFFNLLVSYVLFKLDLEGFVIFMPNALLIIPSIIFGAKEKIYKYITIAFPVICYIFLFYTDFTVSFIEKEQISKQTIALIRINDILATTFVIIALIRGFVLTIEKKELELEETINNLEEKNSLIENQQEELQNQNEELQSSEEELRQNLEQLQSTQEELQKQKSEVENSYKELQVTQSQLIQAEKMASLGHLVANIAHEINTPLGAIRSSADSIETILLETLPNFSQFIKKLDNQTIIIFDELVALSIQKIDTLTSRQKRTLKYDLIEELEELDIEDAEEIATLILDMNLQGEKELFMSLFKNDYSEALIKEIFQTAFQLSTIIRSNQTIKEATNRAAKTVFALKNFSRQENSEEKSEIHLNETIETTLTLYHNQIKQGVDVIRNFDEVPHFLGYPDELMQVWTNLIHNAIQAMTGKGKLIISTHSQEKSVIISIQDTGEGIPKEVQSKIFDAFFTTKKVGEGSGLGLDITKKIIEKHNGKIWFETKEGIGTTFFVEIPMNN, encoded by the coding sequence ATGAACTTGTATCAAAAAATTATAAATAATGGAGTTTCTAAACTAGAAACTTTGAAAGAAAAACAATTAGGACATGTTACTAACTTGATGTTGTTGATTATATCTTTAACAGCAGCTCTAGTAGGAACTATTTTGTTCTTTTTGGGTATTACTGTCCATATTGATGCTGTATTTCTATTGCTTATGTTTTCGCTAATAGGGTTTATATTAAATGGGCTTGGCTACTTCACAACTACTAAAGTAGCTTGTTTGATATTCTTTAATTTATTAGTATCCTATGTCCTTTTTAAGCTAGATTTAGAAGGTTTTGTTATTTTTATGCCTAATGCATTACTTATTATACCTTCAATTATTTTTGGAGCAAAAGAAAAAATATATAAATACATAACAATTGCTTTTCCTGTGATATGTTATATATTTTTATTTTATACAGATTTTACCGTTTCTTTCATAGAAAAAGAGCAAATTAGTAAACAAACAATAGCACTAATTCGAATAAATGACATTCTTGCAACTACTTTTGTGATTATAGCATTGATACGAGGGTTTGTTTTAACAATAGAAAAAAAAGAATTAGAATTAGAAGAAACAATAAATAATTTAGAAGAAAAAAATAGTTTAATAGAAAATCAACAAGAAGAACTTCAAAATCAAAATGAAGAACTACAATCTTCTGAAGAAGAATTAAGACAAAACTTAGAACAACTACAATCTACTCAAGAAGAATTACAGAAGCAAAAATCAGAAGTAGAAAATTCGTATAAAGAACTACAAGTTACACAATCACAGCTCATACAGGCTGAAAAAATGGCTAGTTTAGGGCATTTGGTTGCTAATATTGCTCACGAAATAAATACTCCATTGGGAGCAATTCGTTCTTCTGCTGACAGTATAGAAACTATTTTATTAGAAACCCTTCCTAACTTTTCTCAATTTATTAAGAAATTAGATAACCAAACAATTATTATATTTGATGAGCTTGTGGCACTATCTATTCAAAAAATAGATACACTTACTTCAAGACAAAAACGAACCCTCAAGTATGATTTAATAGAAGAACTAGAAGAATTAGATATTGAAGATGCAGAAGAAATTGCAACACTAATTTTGGATATGAATCTCCAAGGCGAAAAAGAATTATTTATGAGTTTGTTTAAAAATGACTACTCAGAAGCGTTAATTAAAGAAATATTCCAAACAGCTTTTCAATTATCAACAATAATAAGAAGTAATCAAACCATAAAAGAAGCAACAAATAGAGCTGCCAAAACAGTTTTTGCTCTCAAAAACTTTTCAAGACAAGAAAACAGTGAAGAAAAATCAGAAATACATCTCAATGAAACCATTGAAACAACTCTTACTCTTTATCATAATCAAATCAAACAAGGAGTTGATGTAATTCGAAATTTTGATGAAGTTCCTCATTTTCTAGGTTATCCAGATGAATTGATGCAGGTTTGGACAAACCTCATTCATAATGCTATTCAAGCAATGACAGGCAAAGGAAAATTAATTATTTCTACTCATTCTCAAGAGAAAAGTGTTATAATTTCTATTCAAGATACTGGAGAAGGAATTCCAAAAGAAGTACAAAGTAAAATATTTGATGCTTTCTTTACTACCAAAAAAGTGGGAGAAGGAAGTGGATTAGGATTGGATATTACTAAAAAAATTATTGAAAAACACAATGGAAAAATTTGGTTTGAAACTAAAGAAGGAATCGGAACTACTTTCTTTGTTGAAATTCCAATGAATAATTAA
- a CDS encoding response regulator produces the protein MATKKNKAILCVDDDPMILMSLKLQLTQSFDGQFIIETAESGEEALELIEFLGGRKIDTLLIISDWLMPKMKGDELLVKVKDRFPKVGQIMLSGQAENEAVQNAFKNSNLKYFISKPWNKNDLVEKVNEVLKS, from the coding sequence ATGGCAACTAAAAAAAACAAAGCAATCTTGTGCGTAGATGATGACCCAATGATATTGATGAGTCTCAAATTACAACTCACTCAAAGTTTTGATGGACAATTTATTATTGAAACTGCAGAAAGTGGGGAAGAAGCATTAGAACTTATAGAATTTTTGGGAGGTAGAAAAATTGATACACTTCTTATTATCAGCGATTGGCTGATGCCAAAGATGAAAGGAGATGAGTTGTTGGTAAAAGTAAAGGATCGTTTTCCTAAAGTAGGACAAATAATGCTTTCTGGACAGGCTGAAAATGAGGCCGTTCAAAATGCCTTCAAAAACTCAAATCTAAAATATTTTATTTCAAAACCTTGGAATAAAAATGATTTGGTAGAAAAAGTAAATGAAGTGCTTAAAAGCTGA